tgggcagcccagcccagccctgctcagcttcCCTGCATGTGCACGAGTGTGCATGTGGCATGCAAAGGGGTGATGCTGGTGGGCAGTGGTGCATCTGGAGCCTGTCTGCGGGTGGACAGGTGTGAAGGGACAGGTGCTCAGGTCAAGCTCTGCCCTCAGGTTCCAGCATCCTGTCCCAGCTGCCCCGGGGGGCTCCAAACCcatcccaccagcactgccaggctggggctcgGGGGACAGAGGGACACCCTCAGCCCTCTGTCAAGCCTGTGGGCAGGAGGCTCACGACACCCTCCCAAAGCCAGGACCCCCATGGCTTGGTGGGGCTGCGGCCCAACGCGCAGctcaccccaggctgcccagcagcaccggGCTGGGGGGCAGACCCCAGGACGCCCCGTCCTACCTTGCAGTCCGTCAGGCAGGATCTGACCGAGTACTCTTCCGATTGCAAGTACTTCTCCAGCAAGAGGTCGAACTCCTCGTATTTTTCCTGAGCGTGTTGGTCCAGCCGCTGGTACGCCTGGACGCAGCTGCTACAGGCCTCCCCGCCCAGCGCTCCGGCCGCCGCCACCATCAAGTCCACCATCAGGTTGTCCACGCTGCAGTCCAGACCGTCCGGGCCGGCCATTTCCCGCAGCAGGTCCCAGATCGTGTAAGTATCACAAAAGGAGAGGTTGAAGTTCCTAAAATAAGCCTGCAGGAAAGTCCTcttggaggagggagaggcGAAGaagggggcggcggcggggggcgagCGGAGGGGCGCGCCGGCCAGCGAGCCCCGCGGCCTCTGCAGGGCGTGAAGCCGGGCGCAGGCCGAGTCCAAGTCGCCGCgggcggcggggcaggggccGGTGGGACCTGGGGCCCGGCTGAGGTTACCGAGCAAGGCCTCGCAGCTACCGCCCGCCGGCTCGGCCGCCAGCAAGGCCCGCGGCCCGCGGCTCCGCGGCCGCCCGGCGCCTCCTCCGCTCCGCTCCCGCGCCCGCAGCTTGGCCCCGGCGCAGAGCCACAGATGGTCGGAGAGGAGGACGGTGAAGAAGAGGAGCGAGGCCAACGAGAGGCGCCATTTCTGCGCCCGTTCGGGGTCGGCTACCGGCTTGTCGCTGCGGCGCGGCGCGCAGCACACCGCCCCGCCGGCGGCTCCCCCGCGGGGGTACATCCAGGCGCCGCGGATCATGCTGCGGGGGCGGCGCGGAGGggggggagcggcggcggcggcggcggtggcgggACGCGCCGCGCTGCCGCCGCTGTCACCTGCgcccgccgcgccgcgccgccgccgccgccatgcCCGCGCCCCCGCCTACAGGCCGCcggccaccgccgccgccgccgcgttACCTCGGCCCCgctccccgccccggccccggttCTCCGCCCGCCTCTCGGGGGCATGCCCCGGTCCCGCTCACTCGGCTTTCCGCTTGCCCGTGGGCTGCGCCAGCTCGCGGGCCCCGCCGCGCCCGCCGCCGGGCCCCATTGCCCTCAGTCTGTCGCCATCTTCGGCCGCGCCGCCAACACCTTGAGGAGCCGCGCAGCCCTGCGCCTGCGCGACCCACCGGCTCCCCCCCCCAACGGCCGCCCGCCGACCGGCCCGGCCTGGCCCCGGGGCCCCGCCGCCATGGCTCGGGCACCGGCAGGTGccgtggtgctgaaggacagctccacccgcccgccccgccgccacCGGGGCCGGGGCAGCGCTGCCCGGGGGAGGGGGAGCGGCTGCGGGGCACCCCCCCGCCTCGCCCGGTCCCCCGCACCGGGAGCACGGCGGAGCCGCCGCGTTCGGCTACGGCTGGTCCTGTCCTCACCCCGGAGGAGGCACCGCAGCCCGCGCCGGGCAGCGCGCCCCGCTTTGCGCCCGCAGCGGGCAGACCCTGCGCGGAGGGGGGTCGTGGGGCGCCCCGCCAACGGGCAGGGTGCCCTCGCAGTGGCGCCGCTCCCCCGGGGCGCTCAGGTGCTGGGTGTGCCCTGGGCGCTTGCTTGCCTCATTGCCCCGAGGAGACAACCCCCAACAACTCCATTTCTGTGTGACCAGGAGAGAATTCTGACCAGGCAGGGAAAGTGCCTCCAGGTGATGTCACTTCTCTGTGTCCCAAACCCTGCTGCCGCCCCATGAGGGGTTTCTCAGGCCAGTTCAACAAGAGACTTTAGGGAGTGAAAGATAAACAGCGCTGCAAAATGACatcctgctgtcagcagagcagcaggtagAGTCTGCTCTGGGGCTCCTTCCCATACACAGAGAATcgtttgggttgggagagacctttgagatcatcgagtccaacaacagacccagcactgaaagtcAGCACTaagccatgcccctcagcaccacatctaggtGGCTCATAAActctcccagggatggggactccaccgctttcctgggcaacctcttccagagcttgacaaccctttggggaagaaaatgtttctcatgtccaacctgaatctcccctggggcagcctgaggccatcgTAGGAACTGGTTCAAGTGTTCTTATTCCTGGAGGAGGTTCCATCAAACTCTGCCCCAGAGTAAACCAGTTCCTTAATACCACTCAGTGGTGCCCACGACCCTGCAGTGACCTGGTAATGGTTGTCTGGgttccctcaggctgtgctgggtggaaTCCTGCAgacatggaagaaagaaaaggtggtAAAGTTTCccacctcccctgctctgcagcacacccAGAGCAAAAAGCATGTTGACATGAGGGCCAGGGTGTCTGAGCTGCGTAAGCCCACAGctagctctgctctggctgaggcACTGAGGTGAGAAAATAGCTGGTGTAGAGCCAGGAGAGGTTTTACAGCCGGAACAAACAAATGTTGAACATTGCTGGAAGTGATATAGGGAAAACCACAACCCAGGCTGGAGACTGAGCTTCTCTGAGCCGTGGCACAgacacctgcagctcctggagcacaaggcagagctctgcaagcACCTTCCCTCCGGCTCATCCCCCCCCATCTCTTCCCTGTTCCTCCAGCGTGCCCGTGATCCAGCTGGGAGGAGACGCTGTGAGAGATTTCCCTGGGGGTCTGAGGGTCCTCTCTTGGGACTGACAGTGTCTACCTTAtgcacacaggatcacagcaagAGCTGGAGCCATTATTCTGGCAATAAATACTAACTGTGCTCCCTTCATATGCAATGGCTCCAAGAGCTCAGGCACAGATGCCTCACGCTCTCATGCAGGGCGTGGAAGCAGCTCACCGGGGTGCGAGCCGTGGGTGGGAAGCACAAGGCTGTGACCGTAGCAACTCCTTGCTGCTAGAAATggagccccagcctgcctggaagagctgagcagcctgctttcCAATGGGGTTGAAGAACCAGGCACACAGGGAAAAATCCACAGTTCGAAGACAGGCTTCTGGCAGGGGCCTCGGCTCCTTAGccggcaggcagcagccctgggactCCGGTTCATTCCTCTGCTCTTGTCAATCCATGTTGTCCGGGGGCTTTTACCCCCCCCACAGTGAGGTGCTCCTGTttcagcctggggaggtttaagctCCGTGCTGTGCAAATCCAGAATGTCTggaggagagagctgcaggcaggagccagcagttcAGTGTGTTGTCAGGCCTGAAAAGAGCCAAGAGAGAACAAGAGAGCCCCTCAGACCCTTGCCATACTCCGTCATTTATCTGACACTGAGCCCCACCATCCtttggccctggctgctggaggcagctccttccctcccagtgCACTGCACCCTGGTGCAGGAAGGAGGACAACATCTCCCATTTCCAGCAGTGGGCTTAGTGGTCTCTCCTGAAGCCTAATTGGCTCCCAGCTAAGCCCAGCACTTTGTGCTCTGTGTCAGTAGGTCTgatcttcttctcctcctgccctcacccagagctgctcttcaaGCTGTTTTTCAAACCTTTTGTTTCCTGCATACATCCCCCAAGCCTCACTGTTCCCATCCTATTtcagtttttttccccagccagaGGACTCTTTCTCCTGCACTCTCAGGTGGGTACCTGTGGGCTGAATGCAACCAAaaggacaggcagcagggaagggcagcataGGGAACCCACctgcatgggcacagcctgcaaggctgagctcagccccagcctcagcctcccctgggggctCACAAAGGGCTTTGATGGGAGCTGGCTGTTCCCATACCCACTGGGAGCAGttctccagcacacagcctcaGCATCACCCAGCTGGGAGGTGGCTTCACAAGCGCTGCCCTGTTTGAAGGGCTCCGTTTCCAGGGCACAGAGATATTTCCACCCGGGAATTTCCCCTTTCTGGGAAAACATTAACTACTCCTCCCACTCCCTGCTCTTGCATTGCAAAACCAGCAGCTTACACATGGCCCTTTGTGAGATAAGGGCTCATTTGCTCAGccttcctctgctttctctccatttactgctgctgctgctgtttgaaggGCAGTGCGCTTCACGGATGGCTTTCTTACATAAAGCAGGGATGGGTGAGCCAGCCCTCAGGCTTCCTCAGGtgcaaggagcagctctgggccagCTTCTGGCCTGGTGTTCAGGAGGCTACCACCTCCTGGGATTTGGAGAGTTTCCATCATTAGCTGATGCTAATCAGCCAGCTGATTAATCCCCTTGGGTGGGGATGAGCTAGCAAAGAAATTGCCACCGGCATGGCCAGTGTTTTCTGAGCACACACTGCAGCTGACAAGGGTCAGCCTGGTCTCTGCACCGCCTCTGCATCCAGCCGGTGTTTGGGAAGGGCCACTTCAGACTGGCCCCGGGTGCCCAGGGTGCTTTCTGTGATTGGAATCAGCTGGAGAACAgacagagcctggctgggtgcTTTGGGGACTGAGCCACCAAGAGGAGGGCACAGGACAGGCAGCCTCCTgtactgcagctcctgcactgtggCTCCTGCGTGTGCCCTTGCTCGGGGTGACCCCGGAGGAGAGCCTGGACTTGGGAGGTCACCACCAGTCTCACAGGACAGAGGGAGGATCTACAGCAAGAGGAAATGCAAGGGTGGCACTCCTGCCCAAGGGCTTGACCCAGGAGCAGTCCCAGCTCATCCCTGGGTATCCTGCCTCCAAACCTCGGAGCTCAGCACAGGATGTAGCTGGGCTCATGTTTGTGTTCACTTTCATATGCATGTGTGTGAGCTCTCCTGCCCAGATTCTTccctccttgctctgcagccacctccctcttctcctttcctggcTTCAGGGCTCAGTGTCTAGCTTGGAGTTATGGAAATCCCACCCTGAGGCCCAGGCcctggaggctggcagcaggagatgctTCACCCATCATAGGAGCGGAACTGAGCCTCGCACTGTGATCACATCTTGTTTGCAATGCGGTGTCGGAGCTGGCAAGCCCTGCTAGTTCACCAGCTCCCAGCTAGGAGGGAGGTCAGGGACCCTGGGGTCTCAGGGGGATGTCCTAAGGCCATGCCCAGTGTAGGAGGGTTTGCTGCATTCTGGATGCAGCCAAAGTTGCATTGTGCAGAGAGAGGTCCTGGGGGCTCCCCAACCATGGCAGCCTTTGCTCTGGCAGCAAGTAACCCAAGTGCAAGCAGATACTGAAGGTGGTATAGAAGTGGATGGATGTCCTGGACCTTTCAGTGAGGCTGAGGAAGCCACACCTTGGTGCCCATGGTTTGCCACTTTCGTGCCAGACCtcggcagccccctgcctgacCCTGCCCGTGGGACGCAGTCACTCTTGCCCGGCGCCAGGCTGTGACAGGACAGctgtctgcaggggctcagggaGTCCCTCTCCACGGGGGACCCCACAGCCTCGCCCCACTGGCACTGCCCACGCTGCTCTTGCTCACACCCCCTCgtgcccaggctggctgtgagcccTGCTGACCCAAGTGGCCCTTGCCCGGCGCCACTTGGCCGTGTCTCGACACATCTCCAGGATGATGTCAACAGGGTCCAGCCCTGCTTCTATACAGCCCTCCTGGGAAAGCCTTCAGACCacatggctgagctgctgcccagaccTGCCAGGCTCCCAGCTCCTTGGGCAAGGGCTCCTATTGCTTCAGCTCCCAAACAATGTGTGGTGGCTGGGGCACCCAGCTGGCCTCCAGGACACAGAGGCTGCTTTTCCCGTCAGGTCCCCCTGCATCACCTCTCggcacagccctgtgtccagccagccactgagcacagcctgagaagaAGCTGCCTCACGTTCCTGGGAATGGCCACATTCACATCCCGTTTCTCCCAGGGAACTGGGGAGCTGCTAGGTGCAGGCCATAGCTGCAGCAGCAACGGCAGCAATCATGAGAGAGCTCACAGAActgggctcccagcaccaccagcgcTGCCAGAAGAGGAGCTGTCCTGGTGGCACCTTAGCAAGAGCCTGTGCCACTGGTGGGAGGgactcagcagctgcctgagacCTTGTGCAGTCCTGTTGTGCCACGGCAGTGCtgcaccaggctggggaggagggtaTGGCTgagctccccatccctggtacctgcctccttccctgcacTCACCAGCCCCTTTTCTTGCATCATTGCTGAGGGATTATTTCATTGGCATTTCCATTCTATATTTGCAGGACAAAAGCCATTCCTGCCTCCCACTGGTGCTTCCCCTTGCTGCCTGGCCCTCAGCTTTGCTGGCAGCATtttggcccagcagcctggagcccctgggacCCAGCTCTGAACACGATggtcctctctgcccagcctgccccaattgcttgctctgcagtggggtgaagcagccagcctggcctcagcctgGTATCTCCAGGAGGCAGGGGAATACAGAGAGCACAAAACTCATtgccccccagtgctgctggagcaggtgtaTCCTGTGGGCCCTATGTGTGAAAGCCCCCAATCCCTGCCCACCCTagagcaggtcctgctgccctgcaccccagcaTGTCAGGGATCCCATCTCAGAGTAAAGGAGGGCAAGAGTGGGGTGCAgcaccctctgctctccctgcaggcctGTATCCTAGGCACTTCCCAGTCCTTCCCTGATGTTTCTTACCATCTCCTGGAAGAAACCTGGATGCCCCACACTTCATCAGGGTTCCTACACTAACTGGTGTGAGAGGTCTCTGTTTCAAGCTCCTATGGCCCTCTGCTGCTTATCCctcacctgctctgctcctacagctgcagccaggctgtggatCCAGGGGCTCAGGAGAGCAGTGGCAAAggtggcagagcacagcacactGGCAGGACAGCCACCCAACCTTGGTGCCtactcagcacagctcccctggcccaggctggctgcagcctcatgctgctcccagctgtgagtgcttggagggagggaggggagcagggagagggttTTACAGCCCACAAAGGCAGCTGTTGCTAATGCAGCCTTTGAGCTGCATGCCAAGCCGTGGCACGGCGGCTCTGCCCGGCTTTCAGAACCACTGCCAGGTCGCTGGCTTTGAAGACAgtgggggtgggtgaggaggaGGCCATGGATGTGTATCACATTGGGcatccagcctgcagccaggctgctggaccTGTGTCTCTGCTTGGGAAGCACATCCCACTGGAGCAAAGGAGCCAAGGAGTGAGGGTCCTCACAcatctgctcctcagccacggcTGAACCATGGCAGGTTAATGCCTcgaggcaggaggggagcaccTACAGAAGCTGGtggctgctcctttcctttgtATTTGCTTTGATGGTTGAAGATGGAGAAACCCTTGATAGCAATGGCAGGTCCTGGAACtgcctggaaaggagaaaggagctaACACATGACTTGATCAGAGTGTCATCCCCATCAGCCTGGACACTTGCCAGCTTCCACAGCCTCTGACCAGCTGGTCTGCTGATCACAGAGCCATCTCTCACTCTCCTAACCCTCTggtttcccttttctctcctttaggGCCATGCTGGGTTAGAGCCTGGGCTTATCTCACTGCTGTctgactgcccagagagctggcacCATTCCTGCTTTCGGGCTGTGCCAGTTTCTGTCTGTcctggcagggccaggggagccaTGGTGTGACCTGggtgcagacagcctgagacaGTGGATGTCACCTTGTGTGCATAGATACACCAGGCCAGGCCCTGCATTTGTCTGCAAGCAGCTCCCaccacagcatctccctgcttGCTCTGGGCACATCACCTTTGCCACAGAGAATCCCAGCAct
This sequence is a window from Dryobates pubescens isolate bDryPub1 chromosome 18, bDryPub1.pri, whole genome shotgun sequence. Protein-coding genes within it:
- the NALF2 gene encoding NALCN channel auxiliary factor 2; protein product: MIRGAWMYPRGGAAGGAVCCAPRRSDKPVADPERAQKWRLSLASLLFFTVLLSDHLWLCAGAKLRARERSGGGAGRPRSRGPRALLAAEPAGGSCEALLGNLSRAPGPTGPCPAARGDLDSACARLHALQRPRGSLAGAPLRSPPAAAPFFASPSSKRTFLQAYFRNFNLSFCDTYTIWDLLREMAGPDGLDCSVDNLMVDLMVAAAGALGGEACSSCVQAYQRLDQHAQEKYEEFDLLLEKYLQSEEYSVRSCLTDCKAVYKAWLCSEYFNVTQQQCRHRIPCKQYCLEVQTRCPFVLPDNDELIYGGLPGFICTGLLESQLPEEEAKCCEVQWDSCDHPPDSNDNTSPKSTASESLHFHRHDPHLHHQRQNHYHLYHHHHHHQYHQPRSPSLLPVSAGSRLGGSRIRLCVLVLMLLHTMVSFSGVHGGGGGGGAAGGGLSLEALPALEESVARDE